The genomic segment TCGGTGCGGCATTCGGGATCAGTGCGCTGTTCCTCGCGATCCCGGGAGCCGCGCGCGTGCTGGCCGTCTGTGGCGCGCTCTACCTGCTCTATATGGCCTGGCAGATGCTGAAGCCGGGTGGCCGCTCACCGTTGCAGGTCGAAGCGGCTTCGGCCGAGCGGCCACGCCGCCTGTTTGCCATGGGGGCGATGACCAGCCTGCTCAATCCGAAACTCGCGCTGGTGTTCCTGTCCGTCCTGCCGCAGTTCATCGATGACAAGGCCGGCGATGTGCTGGGGCAATCGGTCGTGCTCGGGCTGGCGCTGACCGCCGCATTTGCCGGCGTCAATGCGCTCGTCGCGGTGTCATCGGGCCGCGCGGCGGGGATGATGGCGCAGCGTCCGCAATGGCTGCTGGCGCAGCGCTGCGTGACAG from the Cupriavidus sp. WKF15 genome contains:
- a CDS encoding LysE family translocator, translated to MRAMYEFMAVGGLLAITPGPNMVYVMARSVSQGTRAGLISLAGVMLGYLSYMLGAAFGISALFLAIPGAARVLAVCGALYLLYMAWQMLKPGGRSPLQVEAASAERPRRLFAMGAMTSLLNPKLALVFLSVLPQFIDDKAGDVLGQSVVLGLALTAAFAGVNALVAVSSGRAAGMMAQRPQWLLAQRCVTGGILVLLGLRMGIQAW